A region of Anolis sagrei isolate rAnoSag1 chromosome 2, rAnoSag1.mat, whole genome shotgun sequence DNA encodes the following proteins:
- the LOC137096245 gene encoding zinc finger protein 180-like: protein MGKKPYKCSKCRKTFSKHGYLQLHERTHTGMKPYECLECGKNFTQSAHLHAHQRIHTGEKPYTCLECGKSFTESGNLHKHQRTDTGEKPYECLECGKSFRESRNLRSHQRTHTGEKPYKCPTCGKSFSQQGSLQFHERTHTGMKPYECLECGKNFTRYDQLHLHQRTHTGEKPYECLQCGKRFPQRAHLHSHQRTHTGEKPYKCTACGKSFSQQGHLQLHERTHTGEKPYKCLECGKSFARSESLHTHKRTHTGNPINAWSVESPLLVVEIFNYIKELILGRNPMIVWSVARTSLIVEIYIHIKEHTLGRNLIHVWSVARASMKMEVYINIKELTLGRNPMDAWSVEGISLGMISYIPIKEFTLERNRINAWYVERALVSKVISSYMKECTLG, encoded by the coding sequence ATGGggaagaaaccatataaatgcagtaaatgtaGAAAGACATTTAGTAAGCATGGTTATCTCCAGTTACATGAAAGAACACACACTGGAATGAAGCCATatgaatgcctggaatgtggaaagaactttACTCAGAGTGCACATTTACatgcacatcaaaggattcacactggggagaaaccttatacatgtctggagtgtggtaagagcttcactgagagtggaaatCTGCATAAACATCAAAGAActgacactggggagaaaccctatgaatgcctggagtgtggaaagagtttccgTGAAAGCCGaaatctacgttcccatcaaagaactcacactggagagaaaccatataaatgcccgacatgtggaaagagctttagtcAGCAAGGCAGTCTGCAGTTTCAcgaaagaactcacactggaatgaaaccctatgaatgtctggagtgtggaaagaacttcaccCGGTATGATCAGCTACATTTACATCAAAGAACTCATACCGGGGaaaaaccctatgaatgcctgcAGTGTGGAAAGCGCTTCCCACAGAGAGcacatctacattcacatcaaagaactcacactggggagaaaccctataaatgcacgGCATGTGGAAAGAGTTTTAGTCAGCAAGGACATCTGCAGTTACATGAAAgaactcatactggggagaaaccctataaatgcctggagtgtggaaagtccTTTGCTCGTAGTGAAAGCTTACATACACATAAAAGAACCCACACtggaaaccctataaatgcatggagtgtggaaagtcCTTTGCTCGTAGTGGAAATCTTCAATTACATCAAAgaactcatactggggagaaaccctatgattGTCTGGAGTGTGGCAAGAACTTCACTCATAGTGGAAATCTACATTCACATAAAAgaacacacactggggagaaaccttatacatgtctggagtgtggCAAGAGCTTCAATGAAAATGGAagtctacataaacatcaaagaactcacgctggggagaaaccctatggatgcttggagtgtggaaggaATTTCACTCGGAATGATCAGCTACATAcccatcaaagaattcacactggagagaaaccgtATAAATGCCTGgtatgtggaaagagctttagtcAGCAAGGTCATCTCCAGTTACATGAAAGAATGCACACTGGGGTGA